A DNA window from Microcystis aeruginosa NIES-843 contains the following coding sequences:
- a CDS encoding BrnA antitoxin family protein, protein MNSTSRTNWAALESRSEENIDYSDIPPLTDEFFERATLRIPADQAHNLVQLDPDVKQWFQAQGEQYKTLINKVLRQYMESNQTQHQA, encoded by the coding sequence TTGAACAGTACCTCTCGTACTAATTGGGCAGCTTTAGAGTCAAGGTCAGAAGAGAATATCGACTACTCAGATATTCCGCCGCTGACAGATGAATTTTTTGAACGAGCTACTTTACGTATTCCAGCAGATCAAGCACACAACCTAGTTCAGCTTGATCCAGATGTGAAACAGTGGTTTCAGGCTCAAGGAGAACAGTATAAAACCCTAATAAACAAGGTTTTGCGTCAATATATGGAAAGCAACCAAACTCAGCACCAAGCATAA
- a CDS encoding BrnT family toxin — protein sequence MQFEWDEAKNIENIRKHEIDFADVPTMFDGEMLIELDDRFDYGEDRWFGIGFLGSGIAVVVWTERQKNVTRIISARRANRHEQKRFEQYLSY from the coding sequence ATGCAATTTGAGTGGGACGAAGCGAAAAATATTGAAAATATTCGTAAACATGAGATTGATTTTGCTGATGTTCCCACGATGTTTGATGGAGAAATGCTGATTGAGCTAGATGATCGTTTCGACTATGGCGAAGATCGCTGGTTTGGGATCGGTTTTCTCGGTTCTGGAATAGCAGTAGTAGTCTGGACGGAACGTCAAAAAAATGTAACCCGAATCATTTCAGCGCGAAGAGCCAACCGTCATGAGCAGAAACGATTTGAACAGTACCTCTCGTACTAA
- a CDS encoding DUF433 domain-containing protein produces the protein MALASNGQTAIIRTERGLTIADTRITLYDVMDYLKAQYPPKFIRDAFNLTDAQIHAALSYIETHRTEVEAEYQEVLKTAAETKQFWEERNRERFARIAATPPRPGYEAVRAKLQERRAKREAKKQ, from the coding sequence ATGGCACTGGCATCGAATGGACAAACAGCTATAATCCGCACAGAGCGAGGGCTTACAATTGCGGATACTCGTATTACTCTGTATGACGTGATGGATTATCTCAAAGCTCAGTATCCACCCAAGTTTATTCGTGATGCCTTCAATCTTACAGATGCTCAGATTCATGCCGCCCTTTCCTACATTGAAACACATCGAACAGAAGTGGAAGCAGAGTATCAGGAGGTTTTAAAGACTGCCGCAGAAACTAAACAATTTTGGGAAGAGAGGAATCGCGAACGTTTTGCTCGGATCGCTGCTACTCCTCCTCGTCCAGGCTATGAAGCGGTTAGAGCTAAACTTCAGGAACGGAGAGCAAAGCGGGAAGCGAAGAAGCAATGA